A genome region from Panicum virgatum strain AP13 chromosome 4K, P.virgatum_v5, whole genome shotgun sequence includes the following:
- the LOC120704299 gene encoding pentatricopeptide repeat-containing protein At5g65560-like — translation MPRLPPVPRPAAAAAVASTSTQDIVPKLGHIISTRRWNKGTAYKRLAPSVTAAHVADVFRAPPAPLHPATALAYFEWVARRPGFRHTAASHAALLQLLARRRAPANYDKLVVSMIECSDTAEDMREAVDAIQAIRRTGGARLVLSPKCYNFALRSLSRFDMTDHMGKVYSLLVQDGLLPDTVTYNTMIMAYCKEGSLAIAHQYFRLLRESGMELDTFTCNALLLGYCRKGDLGKACWLLLMMPLMGCARNEYSYTIVIQGLCEARSVWEALVLLFMMRQDGCSPNVRTYTLLIKGLCKEGRIDDARMLLDEMPQRGVVPSVWTYNAMIDGYCKLGRTKDALGIKLLMEGNGCDPDDWTYNSLIHGLCDGKTDEAEELLNSAIARGFTPTVVTFTNMINGYCKAERIDDALRVKNIMMSSKCKLDLQAYGLLINVLIKMDRLKEAKETLNDILANGLAPNVVIYTSIIEGYCKIGKIGAVLEVFKLMEHVGCRPNAWTYSSLIYGLIQDQKLHKAMALVTKMQEDGITPGVITYTTLIQGQCNRHEFDNAFRLFEMMEHNGLTPDEQAYNVLTDALCKSGRAEEAYSFLVRKGVVLTNVTYTSLIDGFSKAGNTDFAATLIEKMVSEGCKPDSYTYSVLLHALCKQKKLHEALNILDQMTLRGTKCNIVSYTILIDEMIREGKHDHAKRLFSEMTSSGHKPSATTYTIFINSYCKIGRIEEAEHLIGEMERDGVSPDVVTYNVFIDGCGHMGYMDRVFSTLRRMMDASCEPNHWTYCLLLKHFLKTSLGNVHYVDTSGLWNWVELETVWQLLERMLGYGLNPTLVTYSSIIAGFCKAKRLEEACVLLDHMCGKGISPNEEIYTMLIKCSCDTKLFKKALSFVSNMIDCGFQPHLESYQYLITGLCDEGNYEKAKSLFCDLLGMDYNHNEVVWKILNDGLLKAGHVDICSKLLSAMENRHCHINSQTYAMVTNNMHEASGSMVSELRGEAA, via the coding sequence ATGCCCCGCCTCCCGCCCGTcccccgcccggccgccgccgccgctgtcgcctcCACGTCCACCCAGGACATCGTCCCGAAGCTCGGCCACATCATCTCCACGCGCCGCTGGAACAAGGGCACCGCCTACAAGCGCCTGGCGCCCTCCGTCACCGCCGCGCACGTCGCCGACGTCTTCCGCGCCCCGCCGGCCCCTCTCCACCCCGCCACCGCGCTCGCCTACTTCGAGTGGGTCGCGCGCCGCCCCGGGTTCCGCCACACCGCCGCCTCCCACGCCGCGTTGCTCCAgctcctcgcccgccgccgcgcgcccgccaACTACGACAAGCTCGTCGTCTCCATGATCGAGTGCTCCGACACCGCGGAGGACATGCGTGAGGCCGTCGACGCCATTCAGGCGATCCGTCGAACGGGTGGCGCGCGACTCGTGCTGTCCCCAAAGTGCTACAACTTCGCGCTCAGATCACTGTCGCGATTTGACATGACGGATCACATGGGGAAGGTGTACTCGCTGCTCGTGCAGGATGGGTTGCTGCCAGATACGGTGACTTACAACACCATGATCATGGCATACTGCAAGGAGGGTAGTCTCGCCATAGCACACCAGTATTTCCGGCTGTTGAGGGAGTCTGGGATGGAGTTGGATACATTCACTTGTAATGCATTGCTGCTGGGGTACTGCCGAAAGGGTGACTTGGGGAAGGCTTGCTGGCTACTCCTGATGATGCCACTGATGGGTTGCGCTAGAAATGAGTACTCCTACACCATTGTAATCCAGGGACTCTGTGAAGCACGGAGTGTATGGGAGGCACTTGTGCTTCTGTTCATGATGCGACAGGATGGGTGCTCCCCGAATGTGCGAACATATACACTCTTGATAAAAGGTCTTTGTAAGGAGGGTAGGATTGATGACGCCAGGATGTTGCTTGATGAAATGCCTCAGAGAGGGGTGGTTCCAAGTGTCTGGACATATAATGCAATGATTGATGGGTACTGTAAGTTGGGAAGAACAAAGGATGCGTTGGGGATCAAGTTGCTGATGGAAGGAAATGGGTGTGATCCAGATGATTGGACATACAATAGTTTGATTCACGGCCTCTGTGACGGGAAGACAGATGAAGCAGAGGAATTGCTAAATAGTGCTATTGCGAGAGGTTTCACACCTACAGTTGTTACATTCACTAACATGATTAATGGGTATTGCAAGGCTGAAAGGATCGATGATGCACTCAGGGTAAAGAATATCATGATGTCAAGCAAGTGCAAACTTGATTTACAGGCATATGGACTGTTGATCAATGTCCTCATCAAGATGGATAGGTTAAAAGAGGCTAAAGAGACATTAAATGATATTTTGGCTAATGGTTTAGCTCCTAATGTTGTCATCTACACCTCTATAATTGAAGGGTATTGCAAGATTGGCAAGATTGGTGCTGTACTAGAGGTCTTCAAATTGATGGAACATGTAGGTTGCCGTCCAAATGCCTGGACTTACAGTTCTCTGATTTATGGGCTAATTCAGGATCAAAAGCTTCATAAGGCAATGGCATTAGTAACTAAAATGCAAGAGGATGGAATAACTCCTGGTGTTATCACTTATACTACTCTGATCCAAGGTCAGTGCAACAGACATGAATTTGATAACGCTTTCAGGTTATTTGAAATGATGGAGCATAATGGCttgacacctgatgagcaagcATACAATGTCCTCACTGATGCACTATGCAAATCTGGAAGAGCAGAAGAAGCTTATTCTTTTCTTGTCAGAAAAGGAGTAGTCCTTACAAATGTAACATATACATCTTTAATTGATGGCTTTAGTAAGGCAGGGAACACTGACTTTGCTGCCACCCTTATAGAGAAGATGGTCAGTGAGGGCTGTAAACCAGATTCGTACACATATAGTGTACTGTTGCATGCTTTATGTAAACAAAAAAAGCTCCATGAAGCCTTGAATATACTGGATCAGATGACCCTAAGGGGAACTAAGTGTAACATTGTTTCCTATACAATACTTATCGATGAAATGATCAGAGAAGGAAAGCATGACCATGCGAAGAGGCTGTTCAGTGAAATGACATCATCAGGACATAAGCCTAGCGCAACCACATATACCATATTCATTAACTCATACTGCAAAATAGGTCGAATAGAGGAGGCTGAGCATCTAATTGGCGAAATGGAAAGAGATGGTGTTTCACCTGATGTGGTAACCTACAATGTATTCATTGATGGCTGTGGACATATGGGATATATGGATCGTGTATTTTCTACTCTAAGGCGCATGATGGATGCATCATGTGAACCCAATCACTGGACCTACTGTCTTCTGCTCAAGCATTTTCTAAAAACGAGTTTGGGTAATGTTCATTATGTAGACACTTCTGGCTTGTGGAACTGGGTTGAGTTGGAAACAGTTTGGCAGCTTCTTGAAAGGATGCTGGGGTATGGTTTAAATCCTACATTAGTGACATACAGTTCTATCATTGCAGGATTTTGCAAAGCAAAACGTCTTGAAGAAGCATGTGTGCTTCTTGATCATATGTGTGGAAAAGGTATATCTCCCAATGAAGAGATATACACAATGCTTATCAAGTGCTCTTGTGATACCAAGCTCTTTAAAAAGGCCTTATCATTTGTTAGCAACATGATAGATTGCGGGTTTCAGCCTCATCTTGAGTCCTACCAGTATCTTATTACAGGCCTCTGTGATGAGGGGAATTATGAGAAGGCTAAGTCACTATTCTGTGACTTACTTGGAATGGACTATAATCATAATGAGGTGGTATGGAAGATTCTAAATGACGGTTTGCTCAAAGCTGGCCATGTTGATATTTGTTCAAAGTTGCTGTCTGCTATGGAGAATAGACACTGTCATATTAACTCTCAGACATATGCTATGGTGACTAATAACATGCATGAGGCTTCTGGCAGTATGGTTAGTGAACTCAGAGGAGAAGCTGCCTGA